A window from Chelmon rostratus isolate fCheRos1 chromosome 13, fCheRos1.pri, whole genome shotgun sequence encodes these proteins:
- the LOC121616290 gene encoding uncharacterized protein LOC121616290: MRAWVLVMVMVCLSNGKVTGCSVGVIITVPKLRKASISCPPTMANSSELKYLLLFNDSCISQISLSKGSSLGRMHLDSTHSLFSSHFEVTAYNSGVYICKREVIYPPPFSMDCHTTEVVVAEKSLPTNNDTVPVANQSCPVRSPFIPDMVMWVGCGVSLVYSLSITFIIIVIWSPQRKLKRDEEDTSVYANTRPGEFSKPCKV, from the exons ATGAGAGCCTGGGTcctggtgatggtgatggtgtgtTTGAGCAATGGAAAGGTCACAGGGTGCTCAG tTGGGGTGATTATCACGGTgccaaaactgagaaaagcatcCATCTCCTGTCCACCCACCATGGCTAACAGCTCAGAGCTCAAATACCTGCTCCTCTTCAATGACAGCTGCATCAGCCAAATAAGTCTGAGTAag GGCAGCAGCCTTGGAAGGATGCACTTAGATTCTACACATAGTTTGTTCTCCAGTCACTTTGAAGTCACCGCCTACAATAGTGGAGTGTACATCTGCAAGAGGGAGGTGATTTATCCTCCACCATTCAGCATGGATTGTCACACCACTGAAGTTGTAGTGGCAG AAAAGTCTCTTCCGACAAACAATGACACTGTCCCGgtagccaatcagagctgtcCAGTCAGGTCTCCATTCATCCCAGACATGGTGATGTGGGTGGGATGTGGTGTTTCATTGGTCTACAGCCTGTCAATCACCTTCATAATCATTGTTATATGG TCTCCTCAGAGGAAGCtgaagagagatgaggaggataCAAGCGTGTATGCCAACACCAGACCTGGAGAGTTCAGCAAACCCTGTAAAGTTTAA